The Paenibacillus sp. FSL H7-0357 nucleotide sequence CAGCACACATCCATTTCCACTTGAACCGCTGCCGGTGTGGTTTGCATAAACATGCCATCAAATGCGTTATGTTCTCCGGCCTGTCCTATAAATTCAAAATCATGGTTGTGATAACCAAAGATCAATCCCTGCTTACTGACTTCAGTTCCTATTTCCTGCAGCTCGGAGAACAGCTTGCACCACTCCTCACTGCTTTGAGGACGATCCTCGGGCATTAGAAAAGGACAGATCATATACGCTGCACCGATAGTTTTGAGGTAATCAATCTCTTTTTGCAGATCCTTACGCATGGCTTCCAGCGAAACATGACTGCTGAATCCTTTGAGACCCAGCTCATCAAGCAGCGACTTCATTTGTTCAGCGGGAATATCTCCATACCCGGCAAATTCAACGCCTTGATAACCAAGCTCCGCCACCTTCCGGAGTGTTCCTTCGAAATCAAAAGCGGTTAGATCACGGAGCGTGTACAGCTGCAACCCGATATTGATCTTGTTCATGATAACAAGCACCTCTGTCTACTTAAAATTTTATTGTTCTCTCTGGTATCATTCTAGTGGAATACAGACTAAAATGAACATATACAATATCGACAGAACATGAACTATTTGCTCTGAATTCGTTGGGAGGGTCATATTCGTGGACACGTCTCTGCTCATCTGCGATCACTCATATCACTATAAGTCGTTTAACCACAATCTGAAGGGCGGATTACAGAATTACCTGTTCCGGCTACAGACCGAAGGCTCCTGTGAAGTGACTTCACACGGCAAAGAGTACACCCTGAGCGGCGGTGATCTGCTGCTGCTCAGGCCAGGCGACGATTACCAGCTGACAGTGAAGGAACCGGATCATAAGGGACGCCTGTCCAGCGGAGACTATTATCTGTTCTGCGAAGGCCCCTGGATTGACGCCTGGTGGAAACGGAGGAACCGTCCGGTAGCTAACCGGATTGGCCTGGATGACAAGCTGATTGGCTTATGGCGCAACCTGCTGCTGGAGAAACGGCGCGGTTCGCTTGAAGAGGATACCGAGCTGAAGGATGTGCTGCTGCGCAGCCTCTGCCTGTATATTGACAGAGCGATTACCGAAAATGTACAGGCGGACCGGAAGGGTACGGCAACCCTGAAGCTCAAACGGTTTATTGAAGAGCATGCCACGGTCACCTTTAAGCTTGAGGAAGCTGCCGGCTATGCCGGTCTTAGCCTGTCGCGGGCAGTAAGGCTGTTCAAGGAGCATTATGGTAAAACCATGATTCAATATGCGATTGAGATCCGGCTCAAAGCGGCTGTAGAACAGATCAAATACAGTGAATTGACGCTGGAGCATATTGCCGAAACTTGCGGCTTCGCCAGCTACTCTTATTTTCACCGCGTGTTCCGGGCTCACTTCGGCGTCTCTCCGTTAGAATACCGCTTGAAATGAGATTGAACCGCTGGTAAGCATCACGGGCAAGGACACTCTGCTGTTCTGCACATCGCCCGCCAGACAGCAAAAGGCTCAGTTTTCACTGAGCCTTTTGCTGTCTGGCGGGTACTCCTGATGCGAAAGCTTTATTTCCCCATGTAAAAACGCCGGTATCTCATTACTCTTTTATACATGGATTTATCCTTAAGCTGATTAAAGATATAGGGATCGGGATTCATGTTCACTTCAATAATCCATGGCGTCAGCGACCGGTCCAAACCGACATCTACGCCAATTTGCCGAATCCGGGGGTAGGTTTTCTGCATATGAGCGGCCATGCGGGTGCCCAGTCTATTTAATTCCTCTATCAGCTGCGCAAGCCTGCGCTCCGAAAGATGGGTCGAGAGCAATTTCTCAATCGCCATGGGTTTGCCGCCGCTGTGGTAATTCGTCACAATTTTGCCCGGATGCCCCAGCCGCCCAATGATCCCGGTAGCTTCCCATACGCCCTTGGGGCTTAACTGTACCATCACCCGGATATCAAAGCGCCGCCGGTTATGCTTCAGCAGGTGAATCCCTTTCTGAATCAAATAACTCCTGCCGTTAGTCTTCTTCGCCAGACTTTTGTGAAAGGCCTCAAAGCTGTCAAAATGACGGACGGTTTCTTCATACTGGTAAGTAAAGCCCTGCCGTTCCCCCCGCTCCGCGCGGATGACCCCGTTGCCATAGGTTCCCCGTTCCGGCTTGACATAGATCATTCCATAGCTGTGAATCATCTGCTCCAGATTACGTTTGCTGAATTTCCGGGTGTCCGGAATAAAGGGCCTGATCGAAGCGTTGCGCAACAGCAATTTGGTCTTGAGCCATTTGCTCTGCGGTAAGTTAGCGTGTTTTGCCTTCACTCATGCACTCTCCTGTCTGAGATGGGATGAATTCCCTCCCTGATTTACATAGTCACTGCATCCTATGCAGAAGAGGCCACGGCTGAATTAAGCATCTATCCCGTAATGAATAGATTATCTTTACGGTGATCTATGCCCGGTCATGAAGTGAATTCGCGGCATACATTAGTGCAGACGCTCATGTCAATTTGTGCATGGAGATGAACCTATGTCAGCAACCTCAGCAGGCTTAAGTGTTAGCGGTCCCGCGATAGATGTCCTTATTCCGGCGATTGAAAAGGACCTGGCGACCCTCCCTCATGTGATCGACAGTCTTCGCCGCTATGTCCGCCACCCCATCAGCAATATCTATATTGTCTCACCGAACAGCAGCAAGATCAGAAATCTGTGCTCACGCAAAAACTGTATCTTTGTCAATGAGACCACCGTTCTGCCGTTTACTAAAAAGGACATCCGTTATTCCTCCTCCCGCTGGAACCGTTCCGGCTGGCTGTATCAGCAGCTGCTTAAAATGAACGGTGATCATATCTGCCGGGAGAGTCATTTTCTGGTCATTGATGCCGATACGGTGCTGATTCGTCCCCACCGGTTCCGTACCGGGGGAAAGAGTATCTTTTATTGCCGCAACTGGAGCCAGCCGGAATATTTCCGCACCTACCGCAAGCTGCTGGGTACTGCCGCCCCTTCACCCAAATCCTTTGTCACCCATTACATGCTGTTTGAGAAAGCAAAACTGGCCGGACTAAAAAGAAAAATCGAAGCCCGGCACGGGATGTCTTGGCATGCCGCCATTATCCGCAGTATCGACAAGAAGAAACAGTTCGGCTTTTCCGAATTTGAAACCTATGCCAATTATGTCTATAGCGGAAACAGCGCCGCTGTGATATTGAAAAATGCCAACAATAAGTCTCTAAAAACCTCAGCCGCTTCTCTGGGAAAAGCGCAGATTCGGAAGTATGCCCGTACCTACCGTTCGCTTTCCTTCCATCAGCGTAAAGGATATTCCACTCCACCTAAGCATTAAGGAGGCAGACAGCCGTGCATACCATTCTTTTATGCGGCGGTTCCGGACAGCGGCTGTGGCCGCTGTCCGGACGGATCCGTTCCAAAATGTTTCTAGAGCTGCTTCCCGCACCGGGCGGAGGCACAGAGTCCATGCTTGGACGGGTATGCCGCCAGCTCAATCACTGCGGACTGGGTGAATCGGCGTTGTTCGTGACGCATAAGGATCAAATGGCTCTGACCCGGCGGTATACCGGAAATGGATACCCGGTAATCGGGGAGCCTTATAAGCGCGGTACTTTCACCGCCGCCGCGCTTGGGGCACTCTACTTGCACTCCACCGGAAAAGCTAAACCCGAAGATACCCTCTGCGTGGCTCCGGCGGATATGTTTGCGGATGATGCGTTCTTCCGTTTATTTCATCAGTTCACGGATACATTGGCCGCTTCACAGGCAGACCTTGTTCTGCTTGGGACAAGGCCCACCCATCCCTCGGACCAGTACGGCTACATTGTCCCGGGAAAGGGGAAGACTTCCGCCTATTCGCCCGTCATTTCTTTTGAAGAAAAGCCGGTCATCTCTAGAGCCCGTGAACTGTTACAGGAACATGCGTTATGGAACTGTGGAGTTTTTGCTTTTTCACTGCGCTTTATGCTGTCGCATCTGGAACAAATGGGGCTGCCTATTGACCTCGCCGCATTTACAGACGCGTACCCCGGATTCCCGGTCCGCAGCTTTGACAAGGAAGTGGCTGAGCGCAGCAGCAAAGCCGTCGTGCTGCCGCATGAAGGCGAGTGGCGTGATCTGGGAAGCTGGGAAACACTGACTGCCCAGCTGAATCATCATGTAATTGGTGCAGGGGGCATTTGGGGAGAGTCGGGTCATACCCATATTGTCAATGAATTGAACATTCCGCTGCATGTGATTGGCGTACCCGGCATAGTTGCCGTAGGAAGTCCCGAGGGCATTCTGATTGCCGGCAAAGCAGAAGCAAATGCCATTAAAGAAATCCTCCAAGACGTTTCCGCTGCACCGAGGTATGGGGAAACTGAATGGGGGAGCTTTACCGTGCTGGACGAGGCAACCAGCGGTTCGGGGCTTGTGCTTACAATTAAATTGTCCCTGCTGCCGGATCATGCCCTGCCTGAAATGCCCTGTCTTCATTCCAGCAAGAGCTGGATGATAGTGTCCGGTCATGGAGAAGTCGTTCTGAACGGATCGGTTGCTGCGGCCCGCACAGGTGAGATATTTACAATGATTCGGGGAGATCGGCATGGAGTCAGGGCTTTCACCGCCATGAAACTGATTGAGATACGGACTCTCGAAGAACAGAATGATGATGACGATAGAATCTACGACTCGTAATCAGGGATGAAAGGGTTAGAAAACGCTATCTCATTTTGAGGAGATCATCCGTTTCGGTGAAGTCATCCAATGAATTCTTTTCCAAGTAGGCCATCGTTGCCTCGGGCAGTTTGATATAGCACATTGAAACTGCCCAGGCGACGGCCATTTTCACATAATATCCGTCATGCTTGTATAACCGGATTACATATCAACTTGACAGAGTCAAATAGTCATTATACAATATTCAACGTTGAGTAATGGAGGTGGAAAACGATTGACACGATTACTTGTACTTGGAATGCTGAATGTTCAGCCTATGTCAGGTTATGATGTACAGCAGGGGCTGCAGATGACAGATGCGGAACGCTGGGGTGGGGTGCTGATCGGTTCTATTTATCATGCACTGAAAAAAATGGAGCTGGAGGGTTATGTTGCGGTCACAAGCATTGAACAGACCGGGCATCGCCAAAAGGCGATTTACACCATTACTGAATCCGGAAAACAGTATCTGCAGGAGCTGATCAGCGATGCGCTAAAAGCTTCTTCTGTGCTATACCCTTCGAAGATGTATTCCGGTTTATCCTTTTATGAAAAACTGTCGCCGGAGGAATGCCGAAGAGCATTAGAACAGCAGCGCAGCACTCTACAGGACGAATACGACGCTGTGAAGCAAGGTTTTGAAGCCAAAGATGCAGCCATGCAGCATAACATCCCTCCAATGGTCATGTTGATCATGGATAATATGTTCGCCATTATCCGGCAG carries:
- a CDS encoding sugar phosphate isomerase/epimerase family protein, with product MNKINIGLQLYTLRDLTAFDFEGTLRKVAELGYQGVEFAGYGDIPAEQMKSLLDELGLKGFSSHVSLEAMRKDLQKEIDYLKTIGAAYMICPFLMPEDRPQSSEEWCKLFSELQEIGTEVSKQGLIFGYHNHDFEFIGQAGEHNAFDGMFMQTTPAAVQVEMDVCWVQFAGHHPIEYIHKYAGRLPLLHLKDFSTDEQGQMITLELGQGSVNLPAVIEASAKAGVQWLIVEQDVCQNPPLESISNSYSWLKQNYLNK
- a CDS encoding helix-turn-helix transcriptional regulator, with translation MDTSLLICDHSYHYKSFNHNLKGGLQNYLFRLQTEGSCEVTSHGKEYTLSGGDLLLLRPGDDYQLTVKEPDHKGRLSSGDYYLFCEGPWIDAWWKRRNRPVANRIGLDDKLIGLWRNLLLEKRRGSLEEDTELKDVLLRSLCLYIDRAITENVQADRKGTATLKLKRFIEEHATVTFKLEEAAGYAGLSLSRAVRLFKEHYGKTMIQYAIEIRLKAAVEQIKYSELTLEHIAETCGFASYSYFHRVFRAHFGVSPLEYRLK
- a CDS encoding YheC/YheD family protein; the encoded protein is MKAKHANLPQSKWLKTKLLLRNASIRPFIPDTRKFSKRNLEQMIHSYGMIYVKPERGTYGNGVIRAERGERQGFTYQYEETVRHFDSFEAFHKSLAKKTNGRSYLIQKGIHLLKHNRRRFDIRVMVQLSPKGVWEATGIIGRLGHPGKIVTNYHSGGKPMAIEKLLSTHLSERRLAQLIEELNRLGTRMAAHMQKTYPRIRQIGVDVGLDRSLTPWIIEVNMNPDPYIFNQLKDKSMYKRVMRYRRFYMGK
- a CDS encoding DUF6492 family protein, whose protein sequence is MSATSAGLSVSGPAIDVLIPAIEKDLATLPHVIDSLRRYVRHPISNIYIVSPNSSKIRNLCSRKNCIFVNETTVLPFTKKDIRYSSSRWNRSGWLYQQLLKMNGDHICRESHFLVIDADTVLIRPHRFRTGGKSIFYCRNWSQPEYFRTYRKLLGTAAPSPKSFVTHYMLFEKAKLAGLKRKIEARHGMSWHAAIIRSIDKKKQFGFSEFETYANYVYSGNSAAVILKNANNKSLKTSAASLGKAQIRKYARTYRSLSFHQRKGYSTPPKH
- a CDS encoding sugar phosphate nucleotidyltransferase → MHTILLCGGSGQRLWPLSGRIRSKMFLELLPAPGGGTESMLGRVCRQLNHCGLGESALFVTHKDQMALTRRYTGNGYPVIGEPYKRGTFTAAALGALYLHSTGKAKPEDTLCVAPADMFADDAFFRLFHQFTDTLAASQADLVLLGTRPTHPSDQYGYIVPGKGKTSAYSPVISFEEKPVISRARELLQEHALWNCGVFAFSLRFMLSHLEQMGLPIDLAAFTDAYPGFPVRSFDKEVAERSSKAVVLPHEGEWRDLGSWETLTAQLNHHVIGAGGIWGESGHTHIVNELNIPLHVIGVPGIVAVGSPEGILIAGKAEANAIKEILQDVSAAPRYGETEWGSFTVLDEATSGSGLVLTIKLSLLPDHALPEMPCLHSSKSWMIVSGHGEVVLNGSVAAARTGEIFTMIRGDRHGVRAFTAMKLIEIRTLEEQNDDDDRIYDS
- a CDS encoding PadR family transcriptional regulator, yielding MTRLLVLGMLNVQPMSGYDVQQGLQMTDAERWGGVLIGSIYHALKKMELEGYVAVTSIEQTGHRQKAIYTITESGKQYLQELISDALKASSVLYPSKMYSGLSFYEKLSPEECRRALEQQRSTLQDEYDAVKQGFEAKDAAMQHNIPPMVMLIMDNMFAIIRQQQDFVEKALALLDTQE